Genomic DNA from Spirochaetaceae bacterium:
GCGGGACCGCACGTCGGCGCTGAAGCTGGCTTCCGGATATCCCAGGATTCCCGGCCGCGTGACGCCGTGGCGCAGCAGAAGCAGCGAGCGCAGGTAGTCGGCGAGGGCGATGACGAACCGTTCCACCGACACGCCGCGCTCGAGTATTTCGTCGGCGAGGGCGAGCATGGCGGCGGCGTCATCGCTGCCGATCAGCGTGCCGACCCGGTTGAGTTCGTCCATGCTCAGCGCCCCGATGGTGTCGCGAATGGCGTCGATGCTGATCCGCCGCCCGCTGGCGAACGAGGCGATCTGGTCGAACGTGGTGTAGGCGTCGCGAAGCGAGCCGTCGGACTCCTTGGCAACCCAGATCAGCGCCTCGTCGTCCGTTTCGAGGTTCAGTTCGGCCGCCACCTCGACGAGCCGGTCACGAATCTCGTCGGTGGAGAACAGCCGGAAGGTGAACTGCTGGCACCGCGAGCGGATGGTGGCCGGCACCTTGTGGATCTCGGTGGTGGCGAAGATGAATACCACGTAGGGCGGCGGTTCCTCGACCGTTTTCAGCAACGCATTGAAGGCGCTCGTGGAGAGCATGTGCACTTCGTCAATGATGTACACCTTGTAGCGTGCCGACGCCGGCGGGAACAGCACCTCGTCCTTGATCGCGCGCACGTCGTCCACGCCGGTGTTGGAGGCACCGTCGATTTCGATCACGTCGAGCGACGCGCCGGCGGTGATCTCCCGGCACTGGTTGCAATCGTCGCACGGCGAGACGGTCGGCCCGGCCGCACAGTTCAGGGCGCGTGCGAGCACGCGCGCGGCCGAGGTCTTGCCCACCCCTCGCGGTCCCGAAAAGAGGAAGGCGTGCGCGATCTGCTGCCGTTCGATGGCGCCGCGCAGAGTGGCGACCACGAATTCCTGGCCCACGATCTGGTCGAACGAGCGCGGACGCTTGCGCGTAGCGGTTACTTCGTAGGCCATCGTCCCTCACCCAAAAGAAAAAGGCCCTCTGGCCGCCGCCGATTGATTACGGCTCCTGCTCGCATCGCTTACCGCTGCTACCTTCCGGTCCTGACGGGGTTGGGCGGACGAGCACAGCGTAGATCGGAGACGAACCAGATGGGCTTCTCGGAGAGAGTGGGATTCGAACCCACGGTACCCGGTTTGAGTACACACGCTTTCCAAGCGTGCACCTTCGGCCTCTCGGTCATCTCTCCCGGCGCCGGCCCGTGCAACACCCGCGGTGGAACCGGGGTGTGGCGCGGCCGCCGGAGGCGGAGAGAGTGGGATTCGAACCCACGGAGCCAGCATACGCGGCTCAACGGATTTCGAGTCCGCCCGATTCAACCGCTCTCGCATCTCTCCGTGCACGACGCAACTACACTCCCGCGTACGTTCCCGCGGAAACGGGTTGCGCTCGCATCTGCGTGCCCAAGAGGACTCGAACCTCTGACCTCTAGATCCGCAATCTAACGCTCTATCCGGACTGAGCTATGGGCACGAACAATGGCGCGACGGCTGGCCGCCGCACCGTTCGGAGAGGGTGGGATTCGAACCCACGGTACCCTTACGAATACAACTCCTTAGCAGGGAGCCCGATTCGACCACTCTCGCACCTCTCCCGGTGGTGCATGCCCGAAGCGGTGGTTGCGGAGAGGGAGGGATTCGAACCCCCGGAGCACCTTGGCTCAACGGTTTTCAAGACCGCCTCCTTCGACCTCTCGGACACCTCTCCGAGGCTCAAACACGCTACCCGAGTGCCAGAATATATGTTCCTGCTCCGCGGCTGTCAATTCTCTCTCCGCCGACATCGTGGACATGGTGCACACCCTTCGCCGTCGGGCGCCCGGGCCTCTCCACCCGGCGCCCACGCGGGTGGCTGGGAGCCCGCTCACCGATGACGGCCCGTGCAACGCGAAAAGCTCCCACCTTCCCACCTTCCCGCCTTCCCGCCGGCCGTCCGCGCAGGTTGAGTTCGAGTGTCCGCAACTGTCGCAATTTGCGACGCTTCCTGGTACAATCGGCGCAAACTGCGACACCCTCATGTTTTCCGCTCGCGCTCACACAACGTCCTCGAAGGGTTCCGGGGGAAGTCGCTTATTGTTATACTATTACATAAACTACGGTAGTTGGGGAGGTTCTTTTTCGGCCACGGCCGAGGGAGGATTCGGGGCCGTCGTCCGGGCGCGGGTGCTTGTGGACATGGAGGTTTGATTGAATGGTCGCGGTTGAAGACAGCGCTTTCGGCGCAGGTGCCGGAGCTTGAACAGCAAGGATGCGGCGAGCGGCATGCGGTTTGCGCATCGTGAAATGCTCAAGCCGGAGGTCGCCTTGCTGGTGGTCGGAATCATCGCCTACTTCCTGCTGCAGAGTGCGGTGTCTGGTTCCACCTACGCCGACGCCGCCATGGGATGGGGGCAGCGGCTCGGTTACAGCGGTCTGGTAGCGTTGCTGCAATCCCCGATCAGCTACGCATGCTGCGTTCTCACGCTCTACGTCGTGCGCGATCAGCGGCCTCTGGTTACGGCACTTGCCTTGCTGGCCATGGTGCTGGTCCTCGGGGCAACGTGCACGGCTATTGTGCTGGCGGTGTTCGAAGCAGTTCCGGGCGCCCCGGCACGGAACCTGCGGCTGGACAGGATATATGGCGCCTGCGTCTTCTACCTGCTCTCGGCAACGTCCCTGGTGTACTACGTGCTGTGGGTACGGCTCAACCGCCGCACCGGGGCGGAGGAAGCGGAGGGAGCGGCAGCGGCGCATGTCGCGGAAGTGCCCGAAGAGGGGCCGCGCACGATCACCACGCCCCACTCCGGGCGCCCTTCGCCTACTGCGGAGGTCCCGGCGACGGTTTCGGAAGATTCCGGCCGGCACGCTGTGGTGAAGGAGTCGAGATTCTTCGATCGGCTGCCGGACGAGTTGGGACGCGACATCATCTACCTTTCCGCGGCTGCACACTACGTGGACGTGGTCACCGCCGCCGGCAGTGCCTCCATCCTGTTGCGCTTTTCCGATGCGGTGGCCGAGCTCGGCGATCTGGGCATGCGCGTGCATCGCTCCTACTGGGCCGCATACGCCCACGTCAAGCGGGCGGTTCGGCGTGACGGACGGACGTTGCTGCTCCTGACGGACGACCACGAAGTGCGCGTCGGGCGAAATTACCTGGCCGAGGTGCGGGCGGCCGTGCCGAAGGCGTGGGTCCGCGCCAGGCGGCGCAGGACTACCGAGACGCGGCCGGACGCGGAGGCGTCGCTTCACGACTGATCCGCCGCGCGACGGGCGTGGGTCGAGGAGAGATCAGTCGGGCGAGCGGCCGGTAATGTGCCGGTCGATGCGCTCAAGGTCGTCCATGTTGAAGAACGTGACCTCGATCTTGCCGTGCCGCACGGTACCGGTGACCTTCACGCGGGTGCCGAGGGCGTCGATCAGGCGTTGCTGCAAGTCACGCAGATACGGGTCGGTGCCCTGCGCCGGGCGGGTGCCGGTCTGGCTGCCGGACTCCGCCTCGCGGCCTGCCCCGGCGGAGTCGAGCCGCTCCCGCACGCGCGCCGCGTACGCCTCGGCTTCGCGTACCGAATACTGCGCGATGCGCTTGAACAGCCGCTGGCGCTCGGCTGGATCGGGGATCATCAGTACGGCGCGCGCGTGGCCGGCGGTCATCACGCCGTCGGAGAGCGCGGTGCGCATCTCCTCCGGGAGCGCGAGCAGCCGCAGGCTGTTGGCGATGGTCGAGCGATGCTTGCCTACGCGCACGGCGAGGTCCTCGTGGCTGACGCCGGTGAGGTCGATGATGCGGCGGTAGGCGTTCGCCTCCTCGAGGGGCGTAAGGTCCTCGCGCTGGATGTTCTCGACCAGCGCCAGGGTAAGCCGGTCGTCTGCGTCGGATGCACGTATTGCCGCCGGTATCCTCTGCAGGCCGGCGCGCTGGGCGGCACGAAACCGCCGCTCTCCGGCGATGATGCGGTAGCGCCGGCCTACCGGTTCCACCATGATCGGCTGCAGCACGCCGTGCGCAGCGATCGATTGGGTCAACTCCGCGAGCGCGGCCTCCTCGAATCTGACCCGCGGCTGATCGCCGGTGGTGTCGATCTCGTCGAGGGCGATCTCGGCAACGCCGCCGGCCAATGGAAGGTCGGCCTGGTCGCCCATCAAGGCGCCGAGGCCGCGCCCGAGACCACGCTTCGGAGCCGAGCGGGCTGGACGGGATGGGCGTTTAGACATGCTGGGCCACCTCACGGGCGAGTTCGTTGTAGCTGCGCGCACCGATGCACTTGGGATCGTAGAGCTGGATCGGCTGCGAATAGGATGGCGCTTCCCCCAGGCGGACGTTGCGCGGGATGATGGTCCGGAACACCTGGTGGCGGAAGAACCCGGTGACCTCCCGCACCACCTCCTGCGACAGCCGGGTGCGGACGTCAAACATCGTGAACAGAATCCCGCCCACCGTCAGGGCCGGGTTCAGGGTACCCTGCACTCTCTTGATCGTCTTCAGCAGCTCGCTCAGCCCCTCCAGGGCAAAATACTCGCACTGCAGCGGAATGATGACTTGCGACGCCGCCGTCAGGCCATTGATCGTCAGGATCCCGAGCGACGGCGGACAGTCGATGAACAGGAAGTCGTAGGCGCTGTCGACGGCGTCGAGGGCGTCACTCAGGTAGAATTCGCGCCGCTCCAGGTTGACCAGCTCGACCGCGGCTCCCGCCAGGTTGATGCTCGACGGCACCACCTCGTATCCCGGTACCGCGGTGCGCCGGATTACCTCCTCCGGTGCAAGCTCACCGGTGATCATTTCATAGGCGCCGCCCAGTTCGCCGTCGCAACCGAGGCTGGTCGACGAATTGGCCTGTGGATCGAAGTCCACGAGCAACACCCGCTTCCCCGCCACCGCCAGTGCGGCGCCGAGATTCACGGCGGTTGTCGTTTTTCCTACGCCGCCCTTCTGATTCGCAAAGACGATTCGTCGTGCCCGTGCCATCAACGCGGCTCAACGATAGCCATGTTGCCGGTCGATGGCAAACCGTGGCGATCCGCCCGGAGTTGTTTCACCGTCAGGTTTCCCGTGAAACGCCCGGCGCGCCGAGCCACCCGACCGCATCGATGTCCTCACCGGGCGCCGGGCACTGCTGAGTCACGCGGCGTGCCGGGCATGCGCCCTCCAGCGTGCGGGCCAGGTACGGCGGCTCCCCGGTGGCAAGCCCTGCCCAGTGCGGCCAGACGCTTGCGTGAACCCGCGGCAGACGCGTTCTGCGCGCCGACGCGGCTTCCCGCTCGCATGCCCGCTCGTGCCACTCCGTCAGGCACCGATGCAATAGCGCTCCTTCATCGCGGTGTAGCGATCGTAGCTGCGCCGATCCAGCTCCGGACTCAGGCAGGCGTCCAGGAGCGGGACGATCCGCTCACGCAGAACCTCACCGCGCGCCATCCACTGGTAGTAGTGCCGCCCGCCATGGTGGTAAGGCCCGTACAGGCGGCCGCCAAAGCGCGCCACGATCCAGTGGAACAACGCCTCGTGATCCACGTGCATCCGGAGCGTGACCTGCGGTTGCCGGCCGTCGCCTCCGAAGTGACCCTCGCCGATGAGCACGCCAACGAGAATGCCCTCGGCGACACCACGACCGCTACCGGGCGCCGTACTCTGTTGTTTCACCGTCGGGTTTCCCGTGAAACGCGCACGCCGCAACCCGCGTGGGGTCACTCCTCCTTGGCGACGCGCGCGACGCCGACTACCGTGTCGTCTTCGCCGAGACGCACGATGCGCACGCCGACCGCGGCCGCGCGCCCGGTCTCCCGCACGTCCTCCTGCGCCAGCTTCACCGCCTGCCCCTGCGTGGTGACGCACACCAGGTCATCGTCGGGATAGGTGCCGATCATGTGCACCACCGGGCCGCTCTTTTCCTGCCGCCGGTAGCAGAACTGGCCCATGGTGGCGCGCCGGTGCGGGGTCAGCTCTCCGAATGCCATGTACTTGCCGTAGCCGCGCTCGCTGATGATGAATAAGCGCCGGTGCTCGTCGTTGGCCGCCGCGCCCACGATCCGGTCGCCGGCCTGCAAGCGCATGCCGCGCACCCCGCGCGTGGCGCGCCCCATCGGCCGCACCTCCGACTCCGAAAAACGCAGCCCCTTGCCGGACTCCGCCATCAGCACCACGTCGCGCTTGCCGTCGGTCAGCATCGCCGCCACCAGGTGATCGCCGGGGCCGTCACCGTTTTCCTCGGGATCGAGGTTGATGGCAATCACCCCGCGCCGCCGGGCGTTGCTGAACTCGCTCGTGCGCACCTTCTTCACCACCCCCCGCTCGGTGGCCATGAACAGGTAATCCTCGCGCGAGAACTTGCTCAGCGAAACGATGGCGGTGACATCTTCCTCGTCCTCCATCTGCAGCAGCGCGCGTATGTCCTGGCCCGCCGCCTGGCGCGTGCGCTCCGGCAGCTCGTGCACCTTGAGCCAGTAGCCGCGGCCGGCATTGGTAATGAACAGGACGTAGTCGTGCGTGGAGCCGATAAAGATCTGGGTGATGAAGTCGGTGCCGCGCAACCGGCTGCCGGCGCCCTTGCCACCGCGTATCTGACGCCGGTAGCTGGACGACGGGATGCGCTTGATGATGCCGCGGTTGGAGATCACCACCACCATGTCCTCCTCCTCGATCAGGTCCTCGTAGTTGAAGTCCCCGACCTCGGTTTCGACGATCTCGGTGCGGCGGTCGTCGCCGTAGCGCCGGGCGATCTCCTGCGTCTCCTTCTTCACCACGTCCAGGATTCTCTGCTCGCTGGCCAGCAGCTCGCGCAGCTCGCCGATCAGCTTGCGCACCTGCGCGAGCTCCTCCTCCACCTTGCGCGTCTCCAGGCTGGTGAGCCGCTGCAGGCGCATGTCCAGGATCGCCTGCGCCTGCGCCACCGACAGCTCGAAGCGCTCGCGCAATCCGCCGCGCGCAATCTCCACCGTGCGGCTGGCACGGATGATGCGCACCACCTCGTCGATGTTGTCGAGGGCGATTTTCACGCCCTCCAGGATATGGGCGCGCTGCTCGGCCTTCTTCAGGTCGAAGCGGGCGCGGCGGATCACTACCTTGCGGCGATGCTGAATGAACTCCCACACCATGTCGCGCAGCGTCAGCACCTGCGGCTTGCCGCCGACCAGCGCGAGCGCGTTGACGTGGAACGAATCCTGCAGCGGGGTCAGGCTGAACAACCGGTTGAGGACGATCATGGGATCGATGCCGCGCTTGATCTCGATCACGATGCGCATCCCGCGCCGGTCCGACTCGTCGCGCAAGTCGGAGATCCCTTCCAGGCGCTTGTCCTTGACCAGGCCGGCGATGCGCACGATCAGGTTCGCCTTGTTCACCTGGTAGGGCAACTCGCTGACGATGATCGCCTCGCGGCCGCCGCTGATCGGCTCGAGCGCCCACCGCGCTCGCACCACGACCTTGCCCTTGCCGGTCGTGTAAGCGTCCTCTATTCCCTTACGGCCAAATATAATACCGCCAGTCGGGAAGTCCGGCCCCCGGACGTGCTTGAGCAGGTCGCGGTCGCTGAGCCGGGGATCGGCGATCAGCGCCAGCGTGGCGCCCGTCACCTCGACCAGGTTGTGCGGCGGAATGTTGGTAGCCATGCCGACCGCGATGCCGCTCGCGCCGTTGGCGAGCAGGTACGGGAACGCCGCCGGCAGCACGGCCGGCTCGGTGAGCGAATCGTCGTAGTTGGGACCGAAGTCAACGGTGTCCTTTTCGATGTCGCGCAGCATCGCCTCCGACACCGGCGCCAGCCGCGCCTCCGTGTAGCGCATGGCCGCCGGCGGGTCGCCGTCCACCGAGCCGAAGTTGCCCTGTCCGTCCACCATCGGGTAGCGCATGGAAAAGTCCTGCGCCAGCCGCACCAGGGCGTCGTACAACGCCTGGTCGCCGTGCGGGTGGTACTTGCCGAGCACGTCGCCCACCAGCCGCGCGGTCTTGCGGTAGGGGCGGTTCGGCAGCAGGCCCATGTCGTTCATGGCGTACAGCAGGCGCCGGTGTACCGGCTTCAGGCCGTCGCGCGCATCGGGCAGCGCCCGGCTCACGATTACGCTCATGGCGTAAGTCAGGTACGACTCGCGTACCTCCGTCTCGATGGGCCGCTCGATGACCTTCCCGGTCAGTTCAGCCACACGCTCCCTCCAATACCGTTCGAGAATCTCCGCGCACGACCGCCGTGCTGCGCCGCACTTATACGTCCAGCGTGGCCAGCAGCGCGTTCTCCTCAATGAACCGGCGCCGCGGCTCCACCGCCTCTCCCATCAGCGTGGTGAACGCGTCCTCCACGTCTTCGAGCCGGTGCGACAACGACTCCTCCGGCACCAGCACCTGCTGGATGTTGCGCGTGCTCGGGTCCATGGTGGTCTCCCAGAGCTGCTCCGGGTTCATCTCGCCCAGCCCCTTGTAGCGCTGCACGCCGACCTGGTTGCGGCCCTCCTTGAGGCGCTTCATCACCTCCTCCATCTCCGGGTCGCTGTAGGCGTACTCAACGCGTCGGCCGGCGGTGAGCTTGAACAGCGGCGGCATCGCCAGGTAGACGTGGCCCGCCTTCACCAGGTCGGTCATGTACCGGTAGAAGAAGGTCAGCAGCAGCGTGCGGATGTGGGAGCCGTCGACGTCGGCGTCCGCCATGATGATCACCTTGTGGTAGCGCAGCTTTTCCAGGTCGAGGTCGTCCTTCACGCCGGTACCGAGGGTGGTGATGATCGGGATCAGCTTCTCGTTGGCGAGCACCCGGTCGATGCGCGTCTTCTCCACGTTCAGCATCTTGCCCCACAGCGGCAGGATGGCCTGGAACTGGCGGTCGCGGCCCTGCTTGGCGCTGCCGCCCGCCGAGTCGCCCTCCACGATGTACAGCTCGCACAGCGACGGATCCTTCTCCGCGCAGTCGGCCAGCTTGCCCGGCAGCCCGGTGCTCTCCAGGAAACTCTTGCGGCGCGTCAGTTCGCGCGCCCGCCGCGCTGCCAGTCGCGCCTTGGCCGCCAGGATCGCCTTGTCCAGGATCGCCTTGATCACCGGCGGATTTTCCTCGAAGTGGTGGGTGAGTTCTTCGCCCGTGATCGACTCCACGATGCCGCGCACCTCGGTGTTGCCGAGCTTGGCCTTGGTCTGGCCCTCGAACTGCGGCTCCGGCACCTTCACCGACACCACCGCCGTCAGGCCCTCGCGCACGTCGTCGCCGGACAGGTTCTCGTCCAGCTTCTTCTCCAGCTTGAGCCGCTTCACGAAGTCGTTGAGGGTGCGGGTCAGCGCCGAGCGAAAGCCCATCTGGTGGGTCCCGCCCTCCCGGTTGTTGACGTTGTTGGCGTAGTAGAACACCTGTTCAGAAAAGCCGCTGTTGTAGGCCAGCGACACCTCCACGCCGACGTTGTCGCGGGTACCCTCGAAGTACAGCGGCTGCGGGTGAATCGGCTGCTTGTTGGCGTTCAGGTACTCGATGAACTGCTTCACGCCGCCGGCGAACTCGAACTCGTGCTCGCGGTGCGGCTCGATGCGCCGGTCGACCAGGGTGATGCGGATGCCCTTGTTCAGGAACGCCAGCTCGCGCAGGCGCGCGGTGAGCCGGTCGAACGAGTACTCGATGGTTTCGAAAATCTCGTCGTCCGCCAGGAACGAAGTCACGGTGCCGGTCCGGTCGGTGGCGCCGGCCACCGCCACCGCGGCGTCCGGCACGCCGCGCCGGTAGGCCTGCTGGTAGACCTGGCCGAGCTTGTGCACGTCCACCCGGCACCAGCGCGCGAGCGCGTTCACCACCGAAACCCCGACGCCGTGCAGCCCCGCGGAAACCGCGTAGGAACGGTTGTTGAACTTTCCGCCGGCGTGCAGCGTGGTCATTACCACCTCGAGCGCGCTCACCTTTTCGGTCGGATGCTCGTCCACCGGGATGCCGCGCCCGTCGTCGCTTACCGTTACCACGTTGCCCGCATCGATGACGATCTCGATGGTGGTCGCGAATCCCGCCATCGCTTCGTCGATGCTGTTGTCGACCACTTCGTAGACCAGTTGATGCAGGCCGTCGCTGCCGGTCGAGCCGACATACATGCCGGGACGCTTGCGAACCGGTTCCAGGCCCTCCAGCACCTGGATATGCTGTGCGGTATACTCCTGCTGCATCGTTCCGAAATCCCCTCCCCGTGTGCCGCGCAACGCGTCATTCGGCAGCCACATAACGGCACCTGAAAGACAGGTTCAATTGTAACAGGAACCGGGCTCGAAGTAAAGCCCCGAAGTACTGATATGGCTATGCTTTGCGGACTCCCCCGCCGGTTCTTTCGAGGTATCGTTGGCGCCGATTTCAGTCGGTGGAAGATACCCGAATCTGCTTGTACAGGCCGTCGCCTTCGCTCTCGGTGGCGACCCCGGCCATGTCGCCAAGGGCGGTATGAATCAGCCGCCTTTCGAACGGGTTCAGCGGCGCGAGCAGGCGCGGCCTGCCGGTGCGGCGCACCTCCTGGGCGACGCGGTTTGCCATGCGCAACAGGCTCTGTTCACGGCGATAGCGGTAGTCCTCGGTGTCCAGAATGACGCGCACCGGGTCGCCCTCGTTTATGCGCCCGGCGTGGATGTTGCTGATCAGTTGCAGGGCCTCCAGCGTGGCGCCATACTTGCCGATCACGATGGCCGGATCGTCGGCCAGAATGTCGAGCGTCAGGCGCCCTTCCTCGCGCTGGTCGATGCGCACGTCAGCCGGCATGTTGGCCCGCTCGAGCAACTCGCCGACGAACGCCACGAGCTGCTCCTCGAACGCGTTCTCCGGCTGCAGCTCGGCGGCGTCCGGCTCGTCATCGGCCAGGTGCACGCGAATGCGGACCTTGCCCCCCTTGAGGAAACCGGGGCGCTGCTCGTCAACCACTTCGACGTCGATCTCGTCCTCGGCAAGACCGAGCGCCTCGATCGCCTTGTCGATCGCTTCCTCTTCGGTGCGTCCCTCGAATTCCCGTTCCGCCATACGGACCTCCCCTCTCTCATGAGCTAACGCGACTTGCCGCGCGGACCGCGGCCCTTGCCCGGCGTGCCGGCGTCCGGTCCGGCGCGCCGCCGGCGGTCATTGATGTACAGCTGCTGAGCAATGGACAGCACGTTCTGCATCGTCCAGTAGATCACCAACCCGGACGGCATGCTGTACAGGATGAAGAAGAAGAATATCGGCATCGCGTACATCATCATCTTCATCTGCGGCTGCATGGCGCTCGGATTCTGCGAGATGCGCGACTGCAGCAACGTGGTGCCGAGCATGACGAACGGCAGAATGCGCAACTCGTCCCAGTTCAGCAGCGGCAGCGTGAACCCGAACGGCAAAAAGCTCTCCGGCGCCGACAGGTCGCCGATCCACGGTGAGATGAACGGCGCCCCGCGCAGGTCGAACGCGTTGTTGAGCAGTTCGAACAGGGCGAAGAATATCGGCATCTGCAGCAGCAGCGGGAGACAGCCGCCAACCGGGTTCACGCCTTCCTTGCGGTACAGCGCCATCATCTCCTGGTTCAGCTTCTCCGGCTTGCCCTGGTACTTCTTCTTGATCTCTTCGATTTTCGGGCCGAGCATGCTCATCTTGCTGGTCGACTCGAAGCTCTTCTGGGTGAGTGGAAAGAACAGAATCTTGATCAGTACGGTGAGCAGAATGATGGCCACGCCGTAGTTGGGAATGAGGCGGTAGAAGAAGTCCAGGAAGAAACGCAGGATATTGGCCAGCCAGCCGATGATCGGATTGGTGCGCGCCGCCTCCTCGAAGTGGTAGTTGCCGATCGCGAACGGATCGGCCGCCGCGTTGTTGTAACGGTTCAGGATCTCCCGCTTCAGCGGACCGGCGTAGAACCGGAACGTGTCGCTGTTGCGGGAACTGGTGATCAGCGGGCGGCTGAAGAACAGGGCGGTGCGTTCGCCCAACTCCGGATCCTTGCGCTTGTCGTAGGTGATCGTGTACAGGGTGGCGTCGGGCACCGCGATGATGGCGAAGTACTTGCCAGCGATCGCGGTCCAGTTGACGCGCTTGGCTTCGGCCAGCACCGCTTCCCGCCGCATCCGCTGGTTGCGCGCCTTGCCGTCCACGTAGTTGCGGAAGTTGCGGAACTCGTTGCGGCCGTCCAGCGTCTCGTACTCGGGGCCGATCTGCGGGCCGATGCCGAGCGTGTAGGAACTGCCCTGGAAGTTCAGCGCGGGCAGCGCGTTGGCCGAGTTTTCGATGTCGATCTCGATCTCGAACAGGTACGAATTGGGCGGAAACGTGTACGTCTTGGCAAGCGTAAACGGCACGCCGTCCTCGGCCTCGAAGTCGCGCGTGAAGCGCCACGTATACTGGTCCACTTCCTGGAACGAAAAGGTGGCGTCCACCGGCTCGGTGCGAAAGCCGCCGAACGCCACGGTAAACAGGCGATGCTGCTCGGGCCGCAGCACCAGCTCCACCTCGGTGCCGTCGACGTCGTGGTGCTGCTTCAGCCTGATCGAAGTGAGGTCGCCGCCGGCGGTGGTAAAGGCCAGCGAGAACAGGTCGGTTTCCTTGACGATCAGCCGCGCGCCGACCGCCGAGTCTTCGCCGGCCGCGGCCACCGCGCTGGCAACCGGCGCGAACACGTCAGGACCGGCACTGGCGGCCGCGGCGTCCTCGCCGGCGGCGGGTGCCCGCGCGGCCGTGGGCGCCCCCAACCCGAGC
This window encodes:
- the yidC gene encoding membrane protein insertase YidC; its protein translation is MDRRTLIAVGLSVVVIVGSLLVQTFLFPAPDGALGLGAPTAARAPAAGEDAAAASAGPDVFAPVASAVAAAGEDSAVGARLIVKETDLFSLAFTTAGGDLTSIRLKQHHDVDGTEVELVLRPEQHRLFTVAFGGFRTEPVDATFSFQEVDQYTWRFTRDFEAEDGVPFTLAKTYTFPPNSYLFEIEIDIENSANALPALNFQGSSYTLGIGPQIGPEYETLDGRNEFRNFRNYVDGKARNQRMRREAVLAEAKRVNWTAIAGKYFAIIAVPDATLYTITYDKRKDPELGERTALFFSRPLITSSRNSDTFRFYAGPLKREILNRYNNAAADPFAIGNYHFEEAARTNPIIGWLANILRFFLDFFYRLIPNYGVAIILLTVLIKILFFPLTQKSFESTSKMSMLGPKIEEIKKKYQGKPEKLNQEMMALYRKEGVNPVGGCLPLLLQMPIFFALFELLNNAFDLRGAPFISPWIGDLSAPESFLPFGFTLPLLNWDELRILPFVMLGTTLLQSRISQNPSAMQPQMKMMMYAMPIFFFFILYSMPSGLVIYWTMQNVLSIAQQLYINDRRRRAGPDAGTPGKGRGPRGKSR